ctggctcgggccggggggcggggcggttcggggggggcggggctggctcgggccggggggggcgcgggggggcggggctggctcgggccgggggggggcgcggggggggccggggcagttcgggccgggggggcggggcggttcggggggggcgcggggggggcggggctggctcggggcggggggggcgcgggggggccggggcgggcgggggggctcaCCGGTGGCGCTgcagcaggccccgcccccggaagcGGGCCGAGACGACCAGCACCCGGAAGCTGGTGGCGCAGCGGGCCGGGGTCGTGTCCTCCACCTCCTGGGGGGGAAGATGCGTGAGGGGGAGCCCggaagccccgccccgcccacgtGGCCCGCCAGGCCCGGGGGTGACCCCGGGGCGCTCACCACGTGCTCCGCCTCCAGCTCGCGCAGCAGCCGCCCCCGCAGGGTCTCCGCGCTCAGCACCGGCTCGGCCGCCTCCATGCCGCTGGGACCGCGCGCTTCCGCCTCTCCTCGCCGTCACTTCCGCCTACAGTTCCACTCCGCTTCCGCCTCTCCTCGCCGTCACTTCCGCCTACAGTTCCACTCCGCTTCCGCCTCTCCTCGCCGTCACTTCCGCCCCCACTACCGGCTCAGCGTCCCCGCAATTTGCGCGTTCCTTCAGATTCTCCAATCAGAGCGGGCGCGGAGGCGGGACATCGCTCGTCGTGGCCAATAGACTCCGGCCTGGGAGGCGGTGCCAGCAGGAGGTTTAGCTGGGTTGCAGGTAGGGATGCGGGTCAGGGGccgggggaaatgggggggggtttgggggggcccggcccatggggggttcggggcgggggggaacgggggaaatgggggggggtttgggggggcccggcccatggggggttcggggcgggggggaacgggggaaatggggggtggtttgggggggcccggcccatggggggttcggggcgggggggggaacggggaaatgggggggtttgggggggcccggcccatgggggggttcagggccgggggggcagcaCTGGATGGCTGGGACTGACCCCCCCCTGCAGGCTCTGCCATGGGGGCGGAGCCACGTGGCTTCTTCGGTGTCTACCTGCTGCTTTGCGCCAACCCCCGGTACCGGGGCCGGGTCTACGTGGGTTTCACCGTCGCTCCCCAGCGCCGCCTCGGGCAGCACAACGCGGGCAAGCGCCGTGGGGGCGCCTGGAAAACCAGCGGACGTGGCCCTTGGTAAGGGGGGctcccggctgggggggggcgctgtcccagcatgcagtgctgcgggggggggctcccggctgggggggggcagtcccagcatgcagtgctgcggggggggctcccggctggggggggggcagtcccagcatgcagtgctgtggggggggctcccggctgggggggggcagtcccagcatgcagtgctgcgggggggggctcctggctgggggggggcagtcccagcatgcagtgctgcGGGGGGActcccggctgggggggggcagtcccagcatgcagtgctgcggggggggctcccggctggggggggggcagtcccagcatgcagtgctgcgggggggggggggctcccggcgggggggggcagtcccagcatgcagtgctgcgggggggggctcccggctggggggggcagtcccagcatgcattgctgcgggggggggtggctcccggcttggggggggggctgtcccagcatgcagtgctgcgggggggctcccggctggggggggctgtcccagcatgcagtgctgcggggggggctcctggcttgggggggggctgtcccagcatgcagtgctgcggggggggctctcggctgggggggggcagtccccagcatgcagtgctgcgggggggctcctggctgggggggggcagtcccagcatgcagtgctgtgggggggggggctcccggctggggggggcagtcccagcatgcagtgctgcggggggggggctcccggcggggggggggcagtcccagcatgcagtgttgcgggggggctcctggctggggggggcagtcccagcatgcagtgctgcgggggggctcctggctgggggggggcagtcccagcatgcagtgctgcGGGGGGGCTCCCAACAAGCCTTGCTCTTATGCCAACTTGTGCAGTGCCACTGGGCATGCTGGGAGCACTGGCCTGAGCTGGATTCTCTCCTTTCAGGGAGATGGTGCTGATCATCCACGGCTTCCCCTCGGACGTTGCTGCGCTGCGGGtacctgccggcgcccctcactccccgcccggcgcccctcactccccgcccggggcccctcactccccgcccggggcactgcccccccagccccaccggcacccctcactccccgcccggggcccctcactcccctcccggggcccctcactccccgcccggggcactgccccccagccccaccggcgcccctcactccccgcccggggcccctcactcccctcccggggcccctcactccccGCCCGGGGCACTGCCCCTCACCTCCCCGCCCGGGgcactgcccctcactccccgccccggggcccctcactccccgcccggggcccctcactccccgccggggcccctcactccccGCCCGCggccactgccccccagccccaccggcgCCCCTCAGGCCGACTCCCTAACTCCGCTGTCTCTGCCCCGCAGTTCGAGTGGGCCTGGCAGCACCCCCATGCTTCCCGCCGTCTGTGCAACGTGAGCCGCCGCGCCCGCCGGGAGAGCTGCTTTGACTTCCACCTGCGGGTTCTGGCTCACATGCTCCGCACGGCGCCCTGGTGCCGCCTGCCCCTCACCGTGCGCTGGCTGGAGCAGGCCTACTGCCGGGacttcccccccgccctccagccccccctgcacATGCCCCTGGCCTTTGGGCAGGTCCGGGCGCTGGGCCGAGCCGGGGGCTGCGGAGAGCGCGGGGAGGcgaccccagccctgctccagagcAGACAGTGCACACCTGCACCCTGTGCCTAAAGAGACAGCAGGTACTTTGGGGGGAGGCTAGTgggtgagagccaggacttggggggaggggagaggagtctgggatgcaggactcctggttctaTCCCACACGGGGGCAGTGGGGACGGGCCTAGTGGTGTCATGGAGTGGGGGGGAGTCCCGgtgcccctgcagccaggtggaACAGTTGGGTGTTTGGTTGACAGGGACTCAGTGTAGCTCAggcttgttacaggaaccagatGCAGCTGATACCACTGGGACGGGgtgccctggcccctccctgcatcctccacctgCCGAGAGAACTCGCATGCTGCCCAACTCCCCCAGGCTGGAGGCAGCCCCCCCTTTGTTGAGGTTCTATGgcaaggtgtcacctggttgccCCCCCAGGCTCAGGTTGCAGGACAGCCTGAGCTATTGGTGTATGTGAGCTAAGATGGGGGAGCCCCCCAGTGAGAGACACGTCCATCCTGGCAccggtgcagtgcccagggaaactgaggcacacacagggtTAGAGCAGAGCAGAACAGGCCCGTAGGCAGCACAGTGAAGGCATTCCCCACCGCGTCACAGCTGCTTTCATTGGGGGCTCTGCCCCCCGTCTGCCCTCTGCAGGACGCGGAGGACTGCCTGCTGCGCTGCTTCCACCCTGGCTGCCCCCTGGCGGCGCACCCggcctgcctggcccaggagtTCCTGCGTGAGGAGCCGCAGCAGTTGCTGCCTGTGGAGGGGCGCTGCCCGGGGTACGGGGCTCTCGGggtgccccagggaggggagggatgcaATGCACTTGCCATGCGCAACACCCCAGCATGTTGCCTTGGTGACTGGTTGCCATGGTGAAGCCCTGCCCACTGCCTGTTTCAGCTGCAAGAACCTGGTCCTGTGGGGTGACCTCATTGGCTACCACCAGGGGTGCTACAGTGACTTGGAAGAAGTCCCTGCTGCCTTTCAGGTGAGCCCCGCCCACTTCCTGCTTAAACCCCACCCTAGTGTGTCCCCTCCCCAAATCACGCCCCAActtccctcttcccaccctgccaggccccgccctgtCCACGCCCCCTCTCACGGGCAAGCCCCGCCTCTGCTTGTTCACACCCTCTTGCCTGACAAACTCCTCCCTCTTTGTCCCGCCCCTTTCTgaggcagccccgcccctccctctctgacctccctccctccctctaggCCGGGGCCACTGagctgaggctgcgccggagggggcggggcgaagAGGCTGGTctttgccccgccccctggtggAGCGCGGGGCGTGGCCTGGCGTAAGGCAGACCTGGGCGCAGGGAGCCCGCGGCGCTTCTGAGCGGGGGAGAAGCGCCTGGT
The sequence above is a segment of the Pelodiscus sinensis isolate JC-2024 unplaced genomic scaffold, ASM4963464v1 ctg201, whole genome shotgun sequence genome. Coding sequences within it:
- the BOLA2B gene encoding bolA-like protein 2 encodes the protein MEAAEPVLSAETLRGRLLRELEAEHVEVEDTTPARCATSFRVLVVSARFRGRGLLQRHRLVNELLAEELKHIHALEQRTLTPEQWEKERGGLQ
- the SLX1A gene encoding LOW QUALITY PROTEIN: structure-specific endonuclease subunit SLX1 (The sequence of the model RefSeq protein was modified relative to this genomic sequence to represent the inferred CDS: inserted 1 base in 1 codon): MGAEPRGFFGVYLLLCANPRYRGRVYVGFTVAPQRRLGQHNAGKRRGGAWKTSGRGPWEMVLIIHGFPSDVAALRFEWAWQHPHASRRLCNVSRRARRESCFDFHLRVLAHMLRTAPWCRLPLTVRWLEQAYCRDFPPALQPPLHMPLAFGQVRALGRAGGCGERGEATPALLQSRQXHTCTLCLKRQQDAEDCLLRCFHPGCPLAAHPACLAQEFLREEPQQLLPVEGRCPGCKNLVLWGDLIGYHQGCYSDLEEVPAAFQAGATELRLRRRGRGEEAGLCPAPWWSAGRGLA